GGATATGTGACTTCTTTTATCAGTGCGTATAAAGAAGAAAAAAGTGCAGGCTATCTTCCGCTTTTTTCATATGGAGCGGCAGGATGGCGAAAAGGAAAGTTCAGGTCCACCGCCATTCTTGTTGATAAAGAAAAACGACAGGATCTGCGCCACATGAAGTACGAAGATGTGGTGGCCGGAGTTCACCGGTTGAGGGGGGAAATGCCATCCAATCGTCTCAGGAGACATCTGGAAAAATGCGCCCTGACATACGGATGCCCGGCAGGGAAGAACTTCTTTCTGGGTCGTTATGAAGCACCCCTTCCGACTTCAAGATTCTGTAATGCAAAATGTCTGGGGTGTATCTCGCTTCAGAAAAACAACGAAATCCCGAGTAGCCAGGACAGGATTTCATTTACACCATCTCCTGAAGAAATAGCCGAAGTTGCTTTGGAACATATCCGAAAGGTTAAAAACAGCGTGGTCAGCTTCGGACAGGGGTGTGAGGGTGATCCCCTGATGGCTGCGAAAGTCATCGAGCCTGCGATACGCATGATACGAGCCAAAACCAGCCGCGGTACAATAAATATTAACACCAACGGCAGCCGGCCCGATATTCTTCAAAAGCTTTTTGCTGCAGGCTTGGACAGTATGCGCATCAGCATGAACAGTGTCAGAAAACAGTGTTACCATGCCTACTTCCGGCCGCAGGGATACAGCTTTTCGGATGTGTTAAAGGGAATTGACACAGGAATATACCGGGGACTTTTCGTTTGCATCAATTATCTCAACTGTCCGGGGTTTACTGATACCCCGGAAGAAATTAATGCTCTGATTTCCTTTATTGAAAAACACCCGGTCCACATGATTCAGTGGAGAAACTTAAACTTTGATCCGATCAGATACTGGAAAGTGATGAATACGGCGGCAAATCACGGCAAACCGGCCGGTATGAAAAAAGTACTAAAACAAATTCGTAAATCCTTTCCAACCTTAAAACACGGATATTTTAACCCGCCAAAAGAAAAATTCGCGGTAAAAAATGATGCTCTTTTAAAAAGCCAATAAAGGCGTGCCTGCTAAACTGAAGCGGGAAACTTTTTACAAAACCTGAATAAACTCATTATCCAGTTCAGCCCGAACGATGGTCCCGATTTTTTCTATTTTGTACGGCTTTTTAATATAGGTGCCCGCCCCGAGTCTTTGGGTTTCCTTGACTTTATCCGTTTCAGAAAACCCACTTGCTATAATCGCTTTTTGCTCAGGGTATAGCTCGAGTATCTGCCGGTAGGTCTCGAGCCCATCAATTCCCGGTGACATTATCATGTCCAGGACCAGCAGGTCTGCTTTGTGGTTCTTCAGGTATTCTACTGCTTGTTCCCCGCTGGAAACCGAGGTGACGTCGTAGCCCAGCTTTTTCAACATCCCGGATGCGATCTCTCTTTGCTCATCCACATCATCTACAATCAGAATAGTCTCCCCCTTGCCCATGTAATCTTTCATGGACAGTGGGGATTCTTCTTTTAGCAATCCCATTCGGGTGACGGGAAAATAGAGGTTAAATGTCGTTCCTTTACCAACCTTGCTCTGAACATCAATGTATCCCTTGTGATCTTTGACTGTTCCCCAGACCACAGCCATACCCAAACCGGTTCCGCTTCTTCCCATCACCTTTTTGGTATAAAAAGGCTCAAAGATTCTTTCCATATCCTCCGGAGAAATTCCTATTCCCGTGTCCGATACGGTGAAAACAACGTAGTCACCCTCCTCGATGTAATCATAACCTGTTATCGGTTTGTCAATATAACGATTGTTTGTTGATACAGTCACCTTACCCGGCCCCTGTATCGCCTCTATGGCATTTGATATAATGTTCATCACTGTTTTGGAAAGATGGACATGGGAGCCTGAGATATTGAACAGCTCCGAGTCAAGCCTGTTTACCACATCCACTTTAACCTCAGGATAGTATGCTTTCAACTTTGTATATTCCGGGCTCTTCAAATACTCAATAATAACCTCATTTAAGTTTACCGGCTTTAAATTTGGAACTCCCCTTCTGGCAAGGGTTAACAAATCCTGAACAATGGTCGCTGCTTTCTCTCCGGAGTTTTGTATGGTCATCAACGGTCTTCTCAACGGGCTGTCTTCAGGGATCTCCATCAACAGCAACTCTGGATAGCTGACAAGGCCGGACAAAATATTGTTAAGATCGTGGGCCACCCCTCCGGCAAGGGTCCCGAGAGCTTCCATCTTCCTGGCATTTTGAAGTTGTGTCTCCAGTCGCTTTC
This DNA window, taken from Thermodesulfobacteriota bacterium, encodes the following:
- a CDS encoding radical SAM protein yields the protein MKKNSLITAVVANSKGEIFELDGYGALGMAGSVLEPLTTEDTIHIPFGSELMFLPDRNPILFNTASNKIEVLAENPFVPGEKIFPVAAFHSPGYVTSFISAYKEEKSAGYLPLFSYGAAGWRKGKFRSTAILVDKEKRQDLRHMKYEDVVAGVHRLRGEMPSNRLRRHLEKCALTYGCPAGKNFFLGRYEAPLPTSRFCNAKCLGCISLQKNNEIPSSQDRISFTPSPEEIAEVALEHIRKVKNSVVSFGQGCEGDPLMAAKVIEPAIRMIRAKTSRGTININTNGSRPDILQKLFAAGLDSMRISMNSVRKQCYHAYFRPQGYSFSDVLKGIDTGIYRGLFVCINYLNCPGFTDTPEEINALISFIEKHPVHMIQWRNLNFDPIRYWKVMNTAANHGKPAGMKKVLKQIRKSFPTLKHGYFNPPKEKFAVKNDALLKSQ